From Polyangiaceae bacterium, a single genomic window includes:
- a CDS encoding TetR/AcrR family transcriptional regulator, with amino-acid sequence MSQSSPLADLDLPQSEPREDTAVQRIPLREKKFARTKLSLMRAAVSRLREKPFCDITVKELSEEAQVSEATFFNYFPKKEDVLRYFIQIWTVEVTWEARQAAGGEDGLRFIEELFDIMGRELEECPRIMMEVIGFMSVERGDGGCPFSSELSLAERLQAFPEMECAMNVPCRKLDQVLGQPIQAAMARGELPTGTNIETTVMALLSLFFGIPLLLKDTPSLIRETYRRQLRLVWAGVRNTSDN; translated from the coding sequence ATGAGCCAGTCGTCTCCCCTCGCCGACTTAGACCTGCCCCAGAGTGAACCTCGGGAGGACACCGCCGTTCAGCGCATCCCGCTGCGCGAAAAGAAGTTCGCCCGCACCAAGCTCTCGCTCATGCGGGCCGCGGTCAGTCGCCTGCGAGAAAAGCCGTTCTGCGACATCACCGTCAAGGAACTGAGCGAGGAAGCCCAGGTCAGCGAGGCCACCTTCTTCAACTACTTCCCGAAGAAGGAAGACGTCCTACGCTACTTCATCCAGATCTGGACCGTCGAGGTCACCTGGGAGGCTCGCCAGGCGGCCGGTGGTGAAGACGGCCTGCGGTTCATCGAGGAGCTGTTCGACATCATGGGTCGCGAGCTCGAAGAGTGCCCACGCATCATGATGGAGGTGATCGGTTTCATGAGCGTCGAGCGGGGCGACGGTGGCTGCCCATTCAGCTCCGAGCTCTCCCTCGCCGAGCGCCTCCAAGCATTCCCCGAGATGGAGTGCGCGATGAACGTACCGTGTCGCAAGCTCGATCAGGTGCTCGGCCAGCCCATTCAGGCGGCCATGGCACGCGGTGAGCTCCCGACAGGCACCAACATCGAGACCACGGTGATGGCGCTCCTCAGCCTATTTTTCGGCATTCCGCTGCTGCTGAAGGACACCCCGTCGCTGATCCGCGAGACGTATCGTCGACAGCTGCGCTTGGTGTGGGCCGGCGTCCGCAATACGTCGGATAACTGA
- a CDS encoding serine/threonine protein phosphatase: MAGRTFAIGDVHGDTQALFKLLSCFPTLDEEDTLIFLGDYIDRGPRSAQVIDYIRNLPGTIPAKVIALRGNHEDAWLRVIDRGWDEFVLPPGNGCLAAYRSFVGGAIPEEGELPTVEERASMLTGSFFPPEVVDWFRSLPYWYEDDHAIYVHAGLPHGPDGFLHPKDVKAPIALLWCRDEAFFRNYRGKMVVFGHTRTEYLPPELSDYTPDDPTDLWAGPAVVGIDTGCGNGGFLTGLELPARNVYESRE, encoded by the coding sequence ATGGCCGGCCGCACGTTTGCGATTGGGGATGTTCACGGGGACACCCAGGCTCTGTTCAAGCTGCTTTCTTGTTTTCCCACGCTGGACGAAGAAGACACGCTGATCTTCCTGGGGGACTACATCGATCGCGGACCTCGTTCCGCCCAAGTGATCGACTACATCCGCAATCTTCCCGGCACCATCCCAGCCAAGGTGATCGCCTTACGCGGCAACCACGAAGACGCCTGGCTGCGCGTGATCGATCGCGGCTGGGACGAATTTGTGTTGCCGCCGGGTAATGGCTGCCTGGCCGCGTACCGTTCCTTCGTCGGTGGGGCGATCCCCGAAGAGGGTGAGTTGCCAACGGTCGAAGAGCGCGCCTCGATGCTCACAGGGTCCTTCTTTCCCCCAGAGGTCGTCGATTGGTTCCGCTCGCTGCCGTATTGGTACGAGGACGACCACGCGATCTACGTTCACGCCGGTCTGCCTCATGGACCGGATGGGTTCCTCCACCCGAAGGACGTGAAGGCGCCCATCGCGCTCTTGTGGTGTCGCGACGAGGCCTTCTTCCGCAACTACCGCGGCAAGATGGTGGTGTTCGGGCACACGCGCACGGAGTACCTGCCTCCGGAACTGAGTGACTACACCCCCGACGATCCCACGGATCTGTGGGCTGGCCCGGCGGTCGTCGGTATCGACACAGGTTGCGGGAATGGCGGCTTTCTCACGGGGCTCGAGCTACCAGCGCGCAACGTCTACGAGTCGCGCGAGTGA
- a CDS encoding MBL fold metallo-hydrolase yields MRWHYLGHAMWLLELGEEGTRVLFDPLLHDVHDDGLSSVSPRRELACELLRPDFVVVSHRHPDHFDVDSLAWLAAIDPECVVLTSDELVAAVCRRLSFVQVRVLGLWEQVELCGGTLTTTPSYGTCVEWGVAVSSADGVVWNHVDSVLGSANQAERTLEVLRGAAGQGVNLHLARWCPVLEVSAQLAGRIGFPRGTYAELLQGLAVLASEPTCFAPAAVSVVPLAPNDALASNAFPVTRAQFARDLSALSPNARLLDLNVGDTLTVERGVTQRWPGKSPYVRAVDGGELPTFVPFEVAPLRDPWPCPSGDAVARIRNWLENELGPQLSRLSGEGQNSLPVALCLDLRSGDKPYGSVGEACARSAASWTLLLTVGSWSLQPGIDPSYDQLVAVSLGGLLRVLDGVSSWGELLLSGQLRCSDRAYRVVHGQSGGALERISWLPALFVYSAPGYEESFETATWRRVDDLRRKGKGQ; encoded by the coding sequence ATGCGCTGGCACTACCTCGGGCACGCCATGTGGCTCCTCGAACTCGGGGAGGAAGGAACGCGGGTGCTGTTCGATCCGTTGCTGCACGACGTGCACGACGACGGACTGTCCTCGGTGAGCCCACGTCGGGAACTCGCCTGCGAGCTGCTTCGGCCGGATTTCGTCGTGGTCTCCCATCGCCATCCCGATCATTTCGACGTGGATAGCTTGGCGTGGCTCGCGGCGATTGACCCTGAGTGTGTGGTCCTCACGTCAGACGAGCTGGTCGCTGCGGTCTGCCGACGACTTAGCTTTGTCCAGGTGCGCGTGCTCGGGTTGTGGGAACAGGTGGAGCTGTGCGGGGGCACGCTAACGACCACTCCCTCTTATGGGACGTGCGTGGAGTGGGGAGTTGCCGTGTCGAGCGCCGACGGTGTGGTGTGGAATCACGTCGACTCGGTGCTTGGCAGCGCGAATCAAGCTGAACGTACGCTCGAGGTGCTGCGAGGTGCTGCGGGGCAGGGGGTGAACCTACATCTGGCCCGTTGGTGTCCGGTGCTCGAGGTCTCGGCGCAACTTGCTGGCCGTATTGGCTTTCCGCGCGGGACCTATGCGGAGCTGCTTCAAGGTCTGGCGGTCCTGGCGAGCGAGCCCACGTGCTTCGCCCCCGCGGCGGTCTCGGTCGTGCCCCTCGCTCCCAACGATGCCCTCGCCAGTAACGCGTTTCCGGTCACCCGCGCGCAGTTTGCCCGCGACCTCAGCGCGCTGTCGCCCAACGCTCGGCTGCTGGACTTGAACGTGGGCGACACGCTGACGGTGGAGCGGGGCGTGACCCAGCGGTGGCCCGGCAAGAGCCCTTATGTGCGTGCCGTCGACGGTGGCGAACTGCCGACTTTTGTCCCATTCGAGGTCGCTCCGCTACGCGACCCGTGGCCGTGTCCGTCTGGAGATGCTGTGGCGCGGATCCGAAACTGGCTCGAAAACGAGCTAGGTCCCCAGCTCAGCAGGCTTTCAGGCGAGGGGCAGAACTCGCTTCCGGTCGCACTGTGTCTGGATCTCCGCAGCGGAGACAAACCGTACGGAAGCGTCGGTGAGGCTTGCGCGCGCTCGGCGGCGTCCTGGACTCTGTTGCTGACCGTGGGTTCCTGGAGTCTCCAGCCCGGGATCGACCCAAGCTACGATCAACTCGTGGCAGTCAGCCTCGGGGGCCTGCTGCGGGTCCTTGACGGCGTGTCCAGTTGGGGCGAGCTGCTGCTGTCTGGTCAGCTCCGCTGCTCGGATCGCGCTTATCGGGTGGTCCACGGGCAAAGCGGCGGAGCCCTTGAGCGAATCAGCTGGTTACCTGCACTGTTCGTGTACTCGGCCCCCGGCTACGAGGAGAGTTTCGAGACCGCGACGTGGCGCCGAGTCGACGACTTGCGCCGAAAGGGCAAAGGCCAATGA
- a CDS encoding peptidoglycan-binding protein has protein sequence MEAWGWNPSETIPKLRRHAGFAWKEYLADTPWDIKPGDVIQVSGRRGAHTLTVLGVTREGDAPTSIDHADYGHFSDADRDAEVPVSHTARVYRGDTISRSERGYCLAGLPILGRLDTWALIRQLQHVQALKPAVVPDNFDGGQVERGNEPLVSAVLPRILRIGSRGDDVRGWQRILNLPPTGDFDHQTEKATRSWQRDRGLLDDGVVGPATRAAARKDTRPGGFKAAKPIKDSD, from the coding sequence ATGGAGGCGTGGGGTTGGAACCCAAGCGAGACGATCCCGAAGCTCAGACGCCACGCAGGCTTCGCCTGGAAGGAGTACCTCGCGGATACACCCTGGGACATCAAGCCAGGAGACGTGATCCAAGTCAGCGGCCGACGGGGTGCGCATACGCTGACGGTGCTCGGCGTCACTCGTGAGGGGGACGCTCCGACATCGATCGATCACGCGGACTACGGTCATTTCAGCGACGCCGACCGGGACGCCGAAGTACCTGTGAGCCACACGGCGCGTGTTTACCGCGGGGATACGATTTCCCGCAGCGAGCGCGGCTACTGCCTAGCCGGCCTACCCATCCTTGGGCGCCTGGACACCTGGGCGTTGATCCGTCAACTGCAACACGTCCAAGCGCTCAAGCCGGCGGTCGTCCCCGACAACTTTGACGGGGGGCAGGTCGAACGCGGGAACGAGCCCCTCGTCTCCGCCGTGCTGCCACGCATTCTGCGCATCGGCTCTCGGGGAGACGACGTGCGCGGCTGGCAGCGCATCTTGAACCTGCCGCCAACCGGTGACTTCGACCATCAAACGGAAAAGGCGACCCGAAGCTGGCAACGTGACCGCGGCCTGTTGGACGATGGCGTCGTCGGCCCCGCGACACGAGCAGCCGCACGCAAGGACACCCGCCCCGGCGGCTTCAAAGCCGCAAAACCGATCAAGGACTCCGACTGA
- a CDS encoding DEAD/DEAH box helicase, whose amino-acid sequence MRARVDAALTLDAREVPPKVVERLCRMLSFPNPAFLDRLRLGLNPGAELETVCFVEQVGGELRLPRGAIHVLRRAAAQDGLIVACDDARVLPEVTLDVPALALRDYQSNAVDKLVKVTQGTVVIPCGGGKTRVGMGAIAKLRTPTLILVHTLDLAEQWLGELKDKVGLDAGLIGDGEERPAPVTVAVIQALVRCEPSKLDAFLGGFGLLILDEAHHVAASTFHSVVDRCPARYRLGLTATPEREDGLTALLDLFLGAPLVTVTHDELVAAGVLTVPDIHSVETDFTYLYTGAEDYAPMLSAVASDPARNALIVEHVAREAQAGHVCLVLSGRIDHCHTLAAAIEAEGVSAAVLTGEVKRAVRKELLDRARAGELAVIVATSLADEGLDLPRLSRVFLAYPGRARGRTVQRLGRLMRPHAEKTDAALFDFVDRKVPLLRRHHLERRKLYAEVLGVPASKLGTRQGAA is encoded by the coding sequence ATGCGCGCGCGAGTTGATGCGGCGCTGACGCTCGACGCCCGGGAGGTGCCACCGAAGGTCGTCGAGCGCCTGTGCCGGATGCTGTCGTTCCCGAACCCCGCCTTCCTCGATCGCCTGCGCCTCGGGCTAAACCCCGGCGCCGAGCTCGAGACGGTGTGCTTCGTCGAGCAGGTGGGCGGCGAGCTACGCCTCCCGCGCGGCGCCATCCACGTGCTCAGGCGCGCGGCCGCGCAAGACGGGCTCATCGTCGCCTGCGACGACGCACGCGTGTTGCCCGAGGTGACGCTCGATGTACCCGCGCTCGCCCTCCGCGACTACCAATCGAACGCCGTCGACAAGCTCGTGAAGGTCACGCAGGGCACGGTCGTCATCCCGTGCGGCGGCGGCAAGACGCGCGTGGGCATGGGGGCGATCGCCAAGCTGCGCACGCCGACGCTCATCCTCGTCCACACCCTCGACCTCGCCGAGCAGTGGCTCGGGGAGCTGAAGGACAAGGTCGGCCTCGACGCCGGGCTGATCGGTGATGGCGAGGAGCGCCCCGCTCCCGTGACCGTGGCCGTCATCCAGGCGCTGGTGCGCTGCGAGCCGTCGAAGCTCGACGCGTTCCTCGGCGGCTTCGGCCTGCTCATCCTCGACGAGGCCCACCACGTCGCTGCGAGCACGTTCCATTCGGTCGTCGACCGCTGCCCCGCGCGCTACCGTCTCGGGCTCACCGCGACGCCCGAGCGCGAAGATGGGCTGACCGCGCTGCTCGACCTGTTCCTGGGCGCGCCGCTCGTCACCGTCACGCACGACGAGCTGGTCGCGGCGGGCGTCCTCACGGTGCCCGACATCCACAGCGTCGAGACGGACTTCACGTACCTCTACACCGGCGCCGAGGACTACGCGCCGATGCTGTCCGCCGTCGCGAGCGATCCCGCGCGCAACGCGCTCATCGTCGAGCACGTCGCTCGCGAAGCCCAGGCCGGCCACGTCTGCCTCGTGCTCTCCGGCCGCATCGACCACTGCCACACGCTCGCCGCCGCCATCGAAGCCGAGGGCGTCTCGGCGGCGGTGCTCACCGGGGAGGTCAAGCGCGCCGTCCGCAAGGAGCTGCTCGATCGTGCCCGCGCCGGCGAGCTGGCGGTCATCGTCGCCACCAGCCTCGCCGACGAGGGCCTCGATCTGCCACGCCTCTCGCGCGTGTTCCTCGCGTACCCCGGTCGCGCGCGGGGTCGCACCGTGCAGCGCCTCGGAAGGCTCATGCGCCCGCACGCCGAGAAGACCGACGCCGCCCTGTTCGACTTCGTCGACCGCAAGGTGCCGCTCCTGCGGCGCCACCACCTCGAGCGCCGGAAGCTCTACGCCGAGGTGCTCGGCGTGCCAGCGTCGAAGCTCGGCACGCGCCAGGGAGCCGCATGA